A genome region from Scomber japonicus isolate fScoJap1 chromosome 15, fScoJap1.pri, whole genome shotgun sequence includes the following:
- the LOC128374016 gene encoding regulation of nuclear pre-mRNA domain-containing protein 1A-like isoform X1: protein MSAFSEAALEKKLSELSNSQQSVQTLSLWLIHHRKHSKSIVNVWFNELRKAQVSRKLTFLYLANDVIQNSKRKGPEFTQDFAPIIVDAFKHVYREGEEGCKKQLGRVLSIWQERTVYENNLLDQLSQVLYGEKKAKKRSYEDTQPEDEDFASQSSPAEPPQTAELIRALQELENAASGDSVLRQRISSLPAEVQDTSLLHRITDKESGERLSRLVEEACMLLADYSGRLAAEIDDRRQLTRTLTVFLQSQKDGLAQNEQKLEVRESLFFFPLLFVYLCALFPSPLCHHYSFWLCLSVYVTACSHFEITFHIFQHVAYLFRVPLFI, encoded by the exons ATGTCAGCTTTCTCCGAGGCGGCTCTAGAAAAGAAACTATCCGAGCTTAGTAACTCTCAGCAAAGTGTGCAGACGTTGTCTCTCTGGCTCATTCATCATAGAAAACACTCGAAGAGTATTGTCAATGTTTGGTTCAACGAATTGAGAAAAG CTCAGGTGTCACGGAAGCTGACCTTCCTTTATTTGGCCAATGACGTCATTCAGAACAGCAAGAGGAAAGGACCAGAGTTCACCCAGGACTTTGCACCGATCATCGTTGATGCATTCAAACATGTGTACAG AGAGGGCGAGGAGGGCTGTAAGAAACAGTTGGGTCGGGTTTTGTCCATCTGGCAGGAGAGAACCGTGTACGAGAACAACCTGTTGGACCAGCTCTCACAAGTCCTGT atggagaaaaaaaggctaAGAAGAGGTCATACGAGGATACCCAACCAGAGGATGAGGACTTTGCCTCTCAGAGCTCCCCAGCTGAACCCCCACAG ACAGCAGAGTTAATCCGAGCTCTACAAGAGCTTGAGAATGCAGCCTCTGGCGATTCAGTGCTGCGTCAGCgcatctcctcccttcctgctgaGGTACAGGACACGTCACTGCTTCACAGGATCACAG ATAAGGAGTCAGGGGAGCGGCTTTCCCGGCTGGTGGAGGAGGCCTGCATGCTGCTTGCAGACTACAGTGGCCGCTTGGCGGCAGAGATAGATGATAGGAGGCAGCTCACACGCACACTAACGGTCTTCCTGCAAAGCCAGAAGGATGGCTTGGCCCAGAACGAGCAGAAACTTGAAGTGCGTGAatcacttttcttctttccattattatttgtgtatctgtgtgcctTGTTCCCCTCACCTTTGTGTCATCATTATTCATTCTGGTTGTGTCTATCTGTCTACGTAACTGCATGCTCACACTTTGAAATaacatttcacatatttcaGCATGTTGCATACTTATTCAGAGTGCCTCTTttcatataa
- the si:ch211-199g17.2 gene encoding uncharacterized protein si:ch211-199g17.2 isoform X2: MQRGVTQKRLSSELFDSLKEYLNNRNRLQPIIGLGSIIECVKTGSDRREALYLCEVCVCRLSISDMRNHIVGSLHRYNYTKAWHPDFLSELKESSDLSLLAWPLMEKAKMLEEKEGPGDIKLLEVEDAVYQKIARQSDSDAVTLINSIRHGQWRTDLENRSEATSVPQRIVLLGQGHQRHSKKSFNADMKSQKTSAQTNEPPSLIQSTLAPIDSNSWLDNISTSQLDNTGMSDDNNSFIDGYTGTKLLIGLSRVVECRSEDGHTYCFMCHCCRIRINKKDINDHLTSTCHLVNYLVESHPEQVEDINDNQLLQSLAKKVEQEEGRGELEVVNAPESICILLTGKSYHWCKYRYMPVHCFRLAIKHSPL, encoded by the exons ATGCAGCGAGGGGTGACTCAAAAAA GACTTTCTAGCGAGCTGTTTGACTCTCTGAAGGAGTATCTGAACAACAGGAACAGACTACAACCCATTATTG GCCTGGGCAGTATTATAGAATGTGTGAAGACGGGATCAGACCGCAGAGAAGCACTGTAcctgtgtgaggtgtgtgtgtgtcgactCAGTATATCTGACATGCGAAACCACATTGTGGGAAGTCTCCACAGATACAACTACACT AAAGCCTGGCACCCCGATTTTTTGTCTGAGTTGAAGGAGAGCTCAGACCTGTCACTGTTGGCCTGGCCACTGATGGAGAAGGCCAAAATGCTTGAGGAAAAAGAAGGACCTGGGGATATTAAG TTGTTAGAGGTTGAAGATGCTGTATACCAGAAGATTGCAAGACAAAGTGACAGCGACG CAGTCACTCTGATAAATTCCATAAGACATGGACAATGGCGGACAGACCTTGAGAACCGTTCAGAGGCTACATCTGTGCCACAGAGGATTGTATTGCTTGGCCAGGGCCACCAGAGACACTCCAAGAAATCCTTCAATGCTGACATGAAATCACAGAAGACCTCAGCACAGACTAACGAGCCTCCATCTCTAATCCAGTCAACTCTAGCTCCTATCGACTCAAACAGCTGGTTAGATAACATCTCTACATCACAGCTAGACAATACTGGGATGTCAGACGACAACAACAGCTTTATAGATGGCTACACAGGAACCAAGCTTCTTATTG GTCTTTCCAGAGTGGTTGAGTGTAGAAGTGAAGATGGTCACACATACTGTTTCATGTGCCACTGCTGCCGCATCAGAATCAACAAAAAGGACATCAATGATCACCTAACCAGCACTTGCCATCTTGTCAACTACTTG GTGGAATCTCATCCTGAGCAGGTGGAGGATATTAATGACAATCAGCTTCTCCAATCACTGGCAAAGAAAGTGGAGCAAGAGGAGGGCCGAGGAGAGCTGGAG GTGGTAAATGCACCAGAATCCATCTGTATCCTACTGACTGGCAAAAGTTACCACTGGTGTAAGTACAGATATATGCCTGTCCACTGTTTTCGTTTGGCCATAAAACATTCACCTCTTTAG
- the si:ch211-199g17.2 gene encoding uncharacterized protein si:ch211-199g17.2 isoform X1, producing MLCNGWTQNNTEKRKIAVKGPIVNKTFSQITAEKCAAARSKRAQRKKAKRKMMKVTNTVFKVSLPLTKGAILLERTSFNMDRLPVSSYSPSADSDVNPSPEAQTEEYEYDCDSGSFAINHSEHTSMCAPSQLQQDFGRGDAGSGQYMGPERNITVPQYQEVDGYFNNGDYFSQSEHISNKQNQGACEERNYNRQSQSQGRSNNFYTEWQNHGQIPAVSHAQEWPSYPSSDRREEGYTEQSYHSSFQNGFDSRVDVPRGERHEISSNATQQYYQQQPTMHHTRLPVGSEGHYGLSGELAPHLVAAEINVNPHRGDSHAHNDSITPETGEQFVKMEQRRLQTYAEVTTGQVPMAPQSYVIQPLAYQPIQVGHRVMSTNADQLFLHPGGGGGSGMSYSNEYIPPGQTPRYEAYSDLNIRVTGFSGGMISGNVTGTPHWNMYAYPVSAYSTPSH from the exons ATGCTGTGTAACGGATGGACACAAAATAACACTGAAAAGAGGAAAATAGCTGTCAAag GGCCAATTGTCAACAAGACCTTCAGTCAAATCACGGCAGAGAAATGTGCTGCAGCGCGGTCAAAACgggcacaaagaaagaaagcaaaaagaaagatgatgaaggtgactAATACGGTGTTTAAGGTAAGCTTACCTCTCACCAAAGGTGCAATACTGCTGGAGAGGACATCTTTCAACATGGACAGACTCCCTGTGTCATCCTACTCCCCTTCAGCCGACTCAGATGTCAATCCCTCACCAGAGGCCCAGACAGAGGAATATGAGTACGACTGTGACTCTGGGTCATTTGCCATTAACCACTCTGAGCACACCTCAATGTGTGCACCTTCACAACTTCAGCAAGATTTTGGTAGAGGAGATGCAGGCTCTGGTCAATACATGGGACCAGAAAGAAACATCACTGTCCCTCAGTATCAGGAAGTGGATGGTTATTTCAATAACGGTGATTACTTCAGCCAGTCTGAACACATAAGTAATAAACAAAACCAAGGGGCCTGCGAGGAAAGGAATTACAACAGACAGTCTCAATCACAAGGAAGATCAAATAACTTTTATACAGAGTGGCAAAATCATGGACAGATACCTGCTGTGTCCCATGCTCAGGAATGGCCATCTTACCCCTCTTCCGACAGACGTGAGGAGGGTTACACTGAGCAATCGTACCATTCATCTTTCCAGAATGGATTTGACTCAAGAGTGGATGTACCCAGAGGGGAGAGACACGAGATAAGCTCAAATGCTACCCAACAGTATTACCAGCAACAGCCCACTATGCATCATACACGTCTTCCTGTGGGAAGTGAGGGACACTATGGTTTGTCTGGTGAACTTGCTCCTCATTTAGTTGCTGCTGAGATTAACGTGAACCCCCATCGAGGAGATTCCCATGCTCACAACGACAGCATTACGCCAGAGACCGGAGAACAATTTGTTAAGATGGAACAGAGACGATTGCAAACATACGCAGAGGTCACAACTGGCCAGGTCCCAATGGCTCCACAAAGTTATGTGATACAACCTTTGGCCTATCAACCCATTCAAGTAGGCCACAGGGTAATGTCTACAAATGCCGACCAACTCTTTCTTCATCCAGGCGGTGGTGGCGGCAGTGGCATGTCTTATTCAAATGAATACATTCCACCTGGACAAACTCCGCGTTATGAAGCGTACTCTGATCTTAACATCAGGGTCACTGGTTTTTCAGGTGGAATGATTTCAGGGAATGTAACTGGAACACCACACTGGAACATGTATGCATATCCTGTTTCTGCATACAGTACCCCATCTCACTGA